A stretch of DNA from Hypomesus transpacificus isolate Combined female unplaced genomic scaffold, fHypTra1 scaffold_139, whole genome shotgun sequence:
gGTACTCCCACATACATTTTGATTGTATAGTATTTGTCACATACAACTCTCAATCTTTGTAgtcagagagcagaggaagaggagggcaagCCCTTCGTCTCCtgatggggtcaggggtcaaggcaCTGCCTGGAGTCCACACTCCCACTCCGGAGCACTCAGGaaaccaggaagtgaggtcTAGTTCCTGGCAGCAATGACCACAGACAAGGCCACACCTCCGATGGCAACTGCTGTGGCACCAAAAAGCCACTTCCAACTGactccctggaggaggagaggaggagaggaggagagaaggagaggagatggatggtCAGTATACATACATCCGCTCACTATTTCAGTCAGACCACAGAGCTGGTCTCCcccaggtgaggtgaggagctgGTCTCCCCCAGGTGATGTGATGTGAGGTCTCACCCAGGAGCTAGAGCGGGGGGGTTGCATGTCACTGCAGCTGTCAGGGTTCCCCAGCATCTTCCTGTACATGGCTTGCTCCACCCCCTTCTGCTCTGAGTGTTTCTTCACCAGCTTGGAGAGCTCAGCGTGGATCGTCTtccaggaaaacacacacacacacttgcagggTTACACTCTACATCGTTGGAATCCTGCCCTCCTTCCCCAACGCCTCAATTTATTGTCCACGTACTGGAATTCACAATCTCACCACTGCCCTGCAAcattcacacgcacgcacaccacatcctgtgctgcccccccccccccccccccaggccactCTATATTTACAGCACCAAGCAGCCTCCAGCCAGACCTGCCAAAGTGCTGAGTCTGCACTTCCTCCAGGCCGCCTCCTCTGCCATGAGGAGGACACTGGCACCACCTGCTGGTCACAGGTTGGAACTACAGCTTCTGGAAACATGCTGTTTCTCGACTagtccaggaggagagggaggagtacaGGGAGGAAAATGGGAATGTACCTTGTTGCTTGGCTCCAGTTTCAGAGCCCTGCGGAGGATCCTGATGGCCTCAGCATAGTCCCCCTGCAGGGCCAGCACCTGGAGGAGGATATACCActgtcagacaggcaggcaggcaggcagataggcagacatgcagacaggcagacagacaggcagacagacatgcagacagacagacagacagacagacagacagacagacagacagacagacagacagacagacagacagacagacaggcagacagacaggcagacaggcagacaggcaggcagggttaAGGCCCCCCACCTTGCCCTTGCGGAACAGAGCCTTGATGTTGTCTGGCTGGTGTGCGAGGACAGCGACGCAGGAGCGCAGCGCCGCATCATGATGCTCCAGCTTCAGCTGGGCAGCCGCCATGTTGTTCAGACACTTCACCTTCACCTCCAGCagatcctgctcctcctgggggCTGATGTCCACTGGAACACCACATCACAGTCAACCACAACaccttcatcacacacacacctacttccCATCCACAGAGGAATGTCTTTACTGTCTTCCCAATGCACCCTGGTGGTGTGTAACTCCCCCTCCAGCAGACCAGCACcctgggggggggtgaggctgggatgGTCCCACCTGAACGTTGCTTCAGATAAACTCATGCTGGATGAACAAAGGTCAGAGGTGACCAGCAGGGCTGAGCACCGAGGCCAGCTCCTGACCTTTAGACGAGGACTCTGTGACCTGCAGGGCGATGGCGTAGGAGTTGACAGCGAAGGCGTACTCCCCCCTCTGGTAGTAGtagttgcctctctctctcttgcgtcCAGCCAAGGAGCTCCTCTCCTGCGGGGGCAGCAGCTCCAGGTCGGGGGGCTCCAAGGCCCCCAGAagctccacctccaggcccagCTCAGCCCCTGGGGGCACCGCTGGCTCCGCACTGCCCGGGGGAGGAGGCACCAGACACAGACCTCAGACTGAGCCTCTCCCAGACCCCGGCAACATGGCAGATCCCACAGATGAATCTTCTACCCataataatataacatttaacaGTCCACTAGTGGACTGCGGGTTGCTAGGcagcctccctacctccccacgGAGCCGTAAGCATATTTGGAGTCGGTGAGGACGAGACActtctctcccatctccatcagctGCACAGTCAGGTCCAGTGCCTGGGGAACACTCCTGGTCAGTATTCACCTGGTTAGCTACAGCTGGTCAGTATTCACCTGGTTAGCTACAGCTGGTCAGTATTCACCTGGTTAGCTACAGCTGGTCAGTATTCACCTGGTTAGCTACAGCTGGTCAGTATTTACCTGGTTAGCTACAGCTGGTCAGTATTCACCTGGTTAGCTAAAGCTGGTCAGTATTCACCTGCTTAGCTACAGCTGGTCAGTATTCACCTGGTTAGTTACAGCTGGTCAGTATTCACCTGGTTAGTTACAGCTGGTCAGTATTCATCAGGTTTGCAACAGCTGGTCAGTTTTCATCTGGCTAGCTACACCTAGATGCTAGTTACCTGGGTGACATCTCCGTCTCCCAGGGTGAAGGAGAGCTCTGGGTCGTCAGCGATCAGGGTTCCATCAGCCAGCTTGGTCCTCAGGTGGACCGTCACCTGCTGGCCCTTCTGGGGCTTGCTGTCTGGGCCCTGCCCCGCCTCCAGAACCTTCTTCTGCAGCTGTCCattacctgcacacacagctcAGCCAATCAGCTGCCTTTTACCCGCACACACAGCTCAGCCAATCAGCTGCTCAGTCACACACCCATCACCAGTGAGAATGTCAAGAAAATGTCAAATAATAGTATATTACTACTGACACGTGCACCAATTACCCACCAGCATGTACACTGGATCAAACCGTAAACAGGTAAACAATCAAGATCATGCCATCACTCCTTACGTACCTAATACATCCATCCACTCATCAACTGGAGCTTCTCTCGCTACCGCCCCCTCGCCAGCCGGCTCCTCTTTGCCTCCTCCGGCGTCCTCCAGCGGGGGAGGGTCGTCCACGTCTTCATCGTCCAGAATCTCGAAGTCTTCCCCGCTGTCTAGCAACGATGCTCGCCCAGACATCTTGGCCGATGGGATCGAGTCCTGCTTGTCACCGGCCCCGTTAAGCTCTTCCGTGTCGCTCATCTGTCGAATTGAGTCAGAAACAAGCGACGAAGCTAATGTGTCGCTCGGTTGGTCCACAAACATTGCATGTGCGTATTGCGAATTCTCTCGTTTCACCCTAAATTACGGCGTAATTTACTCAACAGGCAACTACCCTAGCTCTTTTAGTTATCCTCACTGACTTCGTAGTACTAGGAATATTCAGCAGACTACATGGCTAAATCAGGTATTAGGCTAGTTAATAGCTCCATTAAACAGGTAAATAGTGCCTTCTATACATCAACAAAAAGACATGTTTATGAGATGCGGGTCGTTATGATCCCATGTGGCCGAAGTGTCCAGTCGGACGTTTCCAGAACTTTCTAGCAAGTTGCTTTCCTCAGCCTTACAGGCTAGcatagctaacgttagctctcGCAAgcactgttgttgttgctgtacaGACGCACCAAACATCCAACTCGGCAAGCCAAATGCATTTCTCAAAATGACTTTCAATCATACGAGCTAGTATAAGACCAGACACGATTGTAGAAACTCTTACCTTGGAACTAAATTGTTAAGAGAAGAAGTGTTTGGCTGCTATATTCGTGTTTTTCCTTGGTTCCCACCGATGTGACAGCTCGCCAGCAATTCCTGGTCACCTTGAGGCTTCCTGTGTTTCTATTGGCCCACTCTGTAAACAATTCTGCTATTGGTCAAATTATCAATCAATGGAATAACTAAATCTAAATTGGTCATGATGGACCGCAACCATAGACTGTAAAAACAAGACTGCAACAGAAATGTGTAAGAGATTTGGTTTTACTCTTTATAAATGCTTTCAATTAAAAGGATATCAAGATTACGAACGCTGTAGGACTGTGTTATCTACTGCGTTTAATGTATGAAGCACCGTGTGTGACGTTGACTGTCAGTGTTACTGATGACATAGTGAACACTAGGAGTAcaaatcaaatacatttattattgatgcagttgtttctttttttgataAGCAAATTATCAGTTTTTCTTTCAGTCTAAAGAAACCTTTACAATATAAAGAAACATACAATGGTATCTTTATCACCTACACAAGACAGCTATCCCTAACCCAAGATCCTGAACTACCCTACCATGAATTACAAAGCCAACCCAAGAGACTGACTGCTTCATATTAAATACTGCCGTGTCGTCAGAAAGGACCATGTACGGTACAGAAAAATCAATATGtccgctccctcccccccccccccccccccccacacacacacatcttcctaATAATACAGTATTGTACATCACAATGGCGGTACAGAGATGGCCAACATGATATACACACAGGCGCGGGAGACAGGATCAGACATGATCCATCTTTACAGCGCTATTGCAGAAATTAATAGCAAAGGACACAGTTTTTCCCATAAGTATTACATGTGATCTATTCTTAATTTAAAATTAGGTttttaagtattttttttaattttaaaagTTTTCTTAAATCGATAAAAATTCTTTCatattaaaaacattattatgTTGTCCGTTGATCCGTCCGCTGGGAAGAGGACGTGGGTAGAATTTTCACATTAGAGATTCAATCATTCACAGAAATCTCTCTTATATGTCACTTTACTAACAACGCATAGTGACGCAGTGTCATCCAAGCATTCCGTAGTGAACATTTGCGGAACTGTAAGGTTTTGATGTTCTAAGTAATTTTTCATATAGTCTAATTTTCCCCCTCAATTTTAGTTTTAGTTGTCATAAAGATGGAACAAGATATAAAGCGTCTCTGGATTATGAAAAACACGAACAGTTAATTTATAATTTACTTTTAGCTGTAATCATTGGTAGTGACTGACATATAAAAACATGTCAATGATATCAAAatgcattttacagtatttacaaATAAAGAAATCCAGGAGAAGGTAGTCTTGTTAATGGGTTCATGTGGAGGGGGGTGTCTgataaatacaaaaatgtaaccctaacccaaaaatGTTTGCTCTCAGAACTCCTTTCCCAGGAGGGTTCAGAGGGTCCCGACCGAGCGCCCCTCTCATGACCTCACAACTTGAGCTTCACTACTGGGCGAGCCATCTTCCTCATAACCCAGGACTAACCCAGGCCTCATCCAGGACTAACCTAGGACTAACCCAGGAATAACCCAGGACTAACCCAGGACTAACCCAGGACTAACCTAGGCCTCATCCAGGACTAACCCAGGCCTCATCCAGGACTAACCCAGGACTAACCCAGGAATAAGCCAGGACTCATCCAGGACTAACCCAGGACTCACCCTGAATTCACCTAGGACTAACCCAGGACTAACCCAGGACTAACCCAGGCCTCATCCAGGACTAACCTAGGACTAACCCAGGACTAACCCAGGACTAACCCAGGACTAACCCAGGCCTCATCCAGGACTAACCCAGGACTAACCCCGGACTCACCCTGAATTCACCCAGGGCTAACCCAAGACTCAAACGGGACTAACCCTAGACTACCCTGGGCTAACCCAGGCCACGACGATTCAGTTCTAGCGTGGTGACAGTCAGCTAGTCATGACACCCTGGCTGGGGGATGTCAGAGTGATTGTGAGACTCGCTGGTGTCTCAGAGCACCTGGACACAGCAGCAGACAGAACCTGTCTGGATGTGCAGACTCAAAGGGCTTGTtttccacacacataaatacacagatTACACTTCATAGAATTTGTAACTAAAATCAAATAATACAAAGGAATTTACTagaatcaacaacaacaacaacagtgtcTGAATGTGAATTCAGTCTAAACCAAACAACAGCAATTATAAAAACTTCCTAGACTTGTTATAAGGAGTTGAAGATGAAGCTGACACCAAGCTTTGGACATCATGAAGGAACCCCAGAACACAAGGATGAACCCCAGAACACAAGGATGAACCCCAGAACACAAGGATGTGTAGAGATGTTTACAGACAAAGTTCTACGTCAGAAAACTGACAACAAAACACTAAATGTAAGCGTCTGCAGCAGAAAGCAGCTGCCTAGGCAGACATGCGACCAGACAGGAGAGGTGCATCGTGTGAGGAGCTGGCCGACTGGACACTAAACTAATCCAACACGTGTAAACAGAAATGTCCTTGTGCTTCTTCTGAAGTAGCTGATGCTGATATTACAATGTGCCCTTCACTGGAGTCCTTAACAACAtcatcccccccaaaaagacaAATCCTCTAGGAACATCAGATTAATAACATAACCAACAAAATATAAACATGAAATGAACAACGTCCTTGCCCTTAATGACATCACTAGTTCAGCTTTCCGCTCTCAGAAGCAGGACGCTGTCGTCGTTGGGACAGGCCTCCTCCGGCCCCCCAGACTCCTCTGCTGCATTTTGGGAACTGGAGTGAAAGACTGAAGGACTGAGGAGAGGTGGTGAGCATGGCAGCAGGATGgactcaggggtcaggggtcatctgaggaggggggggggtgaccccTTAATGCCCAGGGCGTGTGAGGAAGCTTGGCAGGCAGGGAGAATCTGTGTAGAGtcccttcctgtgtgtctgtgactgtttCCTGTTCCCGCCCCCCAtcttgcacatgctgggaggcGTGGCGTCCAGTTGAGGGGCTCGCTGGGCCAGGGACACGCCaagccaggggggaggagggggaggagggggaggagggggaggagggggaggagggggaggaggcgagATGCACCGTGGTAGAAGTaccaggaagggggagggggagcagagattaagaaataaaaataaaaagataaaataaaaaaagcaaTCACACACTCATCGTCATGTTGGGTGAATACTgcgaagagaaaagagaggggagggagggaaggaggggaggaagggaggaggggggaggaggggagaaacagATAAGCCAACACTATAGTAACTCCTCAGGTCAGTCTACACAGTTAAATATCATCCAAGCAATAAGCAACTTCATTCAGTGTTTCAACCAGCTTCACGctctatgcttgtgtgtgtatgtgtgtgtctgtgtgtgtgagtaaataTTTGCCGTCCATGCATTGTTACCAGGTGCACTAATCTGAGGCTGTGAAACAGCAGGgctagaaggagggagggatgaagggagggatgaaggagggatgaagggatgaagggatgaagggatgaagggatgaagggatggaaggAAAACAGCTCTGCATTGGAAGCAGTAGTCACAGGAAGCAGCAGGTATAAACAAACATGTCGCCAAGGGCAACCACATCGNNNNNNNNNNNNNNNNNNNNNNNNNNNNNNNNNNNNNNNNNNNNNNNNNNNNNNNNNNNNNNNNNNNNNNNNNNNNNNNNNNNNNNNNNNNNNNNNNNNNNNNNNNNNNNNNNNNNNNNNNNNNNNNNNNNNNNNNNNNNNNNNNNNNNNNNNNNNNNNNNNNNNNNNNNNNNNNNNNNNNNNNNNNNNNNNNNNNNNNNNNNNNNNNNNNNNNNNNNNNNNNNNNNNNNNNNNNNNNNNNNNNNNNNNNNNNNNNNNNNNNNNNNNNNNNNNNNNNNNNNNNNNNNNNNNNNNNNNNNNNNNNNNNNNNNNNNNNNNNNNNNNNNNNNNNNNNNNNNNNNNNNNNNNNNNNNNNNNNNNNNNNNNNNNNNNNNNNNNNNNNNNNNNNNNNNNNNNNNNNNNNNNNNNNNNNNNNNNNNNNNNNNNNNNNNNNNNNNNNNNNNNNNNNNNNNNNNNNNNNNNNNNNNNNNNNNNNNNNNNNNNNNNNNNNNNNNNNNNNNGAATCCTGGCACAGCACATCCTGTGAGACCGAGGAGTTTAGTGGAGCGCTGACTGGACTGGAGATATTCATAAAGATATCGCTTTGCAtgtatctggtgtgtgtgtcagagagtgtgtgtgactgaaggtgactgtgtgtgtgtgtgtgtggctctaaAAAAGCTATATTTCCCAGCTGTGTAAACTGTTGCTTGCCACACGTTTGCTGTGtcagcacagagagaaagagagagagagagtgagagaaagagagaggaaaagagagagagagagagagagagagagagagggagagaaagagagagagaggaaaagagagagagagagagagagagagagagagagagagagagagagagagagagagagagagagagagagagagggagagaaagagagagaggaaaagagagagaggaaaagagagagaggaaaaaagagagaggaaaagagagagagagagagagagagagagagagagagagagagagagagagagagagggagagaaagagagagaggaaaagagagagaatgatatAAATATAGTGTGAAATTGAAAGAAGGAACTGGAATGTAGGTTTTTAATagaggaggataggagagagtTCCTCCAGAGTGCCCCCATTACAGTAGTGTTTATGTtcattgttgttgtgtgtgtgtgtgtgttggcttttgtgtgtggtgtgtgtgtcgttgtgtgtgtgttactctaGTGGCTGTTTATTCACTGTGACAGGATGCTAGTCTGTGGACCAGCAGAAGCATCCTGCCTGGTGCCCTATTAACTAGATCTAcctggctgagtgtgtgtatgagagtgtgtgtgtgtgtatgagagtgtgtgtatgagagtgtgtgtgtgtgtgtgtgtgtgagagcggtGCCTGGTCCCAGTTAATCCTCCTCAGCAATTGCAACGTTTCACACATGACTGAATCTCTTACTGTTTgcacccccccaacacacacacaccctcagtcaTCCCTGCAGTGTTATACATTTATGACGTTATGAACTTTGTGGTCTCGTCTCAAAGGCCACCCTTCTGACAGCTGCTGGTTAACATAACCACTACAATCAGTAACTACAGGCAgctgtgtgtatatgatgtgtgtaggggtgtgtgcatttctgtgtgtgggt
This window harbors:
- the fkbp8 gene encoding peptidyl-prolyl cis-trans isomerase FKBP8; amino-acid sequence: MSDTEELNGAGDKQDSIPSAKMSGRASLLDSGEDFEILDDEDVDDPPPLEDAGGGKEEPAGEGAVAREAPVDEWMDVLGNGQLQKKVLEAGQGPDSKPQKGQQVTVHLRTKLADGTLIADDPELSFTLGDGDVTQALDLTVQLMEMGEKCLVLTDSKYAYGSVGSAEPAVPPGAELGLEVELLGALEPPDLELLPPQERSSLAGRKRERGNYYYQRGEYAFAVNSYAIALQVTESSSKVDISPQEEQDLLEVKVKCLNNMAAAQLKLEHHDAALRSCVAVLAHQPDNIKALFRKGKVLALQGDYAEAIRILRRALKLEPSNKTIHAELSKLVKKHSEQKGVEQAMYRKMLGNPDSCSDMQPPRSSSWGVSWKWLFGATAVAIGGVALSVVIAARN